One window from the genome of Rhodopirellula halodulae encodes:
- a CDS encoding NAD(+) synthase, which produces MTSSDPSTFTRQRKDHGFYRISVVSPKVTVADPRANAEATIASVHAIARESNSDLMVFPELGLSAYTCGDLFATQTLLQASQDALLHVAEQTRDYSGVLVVGLPFRVNTSVMNVAAVVCGGRVRGLVPKTFLPNYREFYEARHFKAASPADPVEVRLGNDDVPFGTDLIFRHGTAKLAVEICEDLWVPVPPSSHSALAGANVIANLSASNELIGKAQWRRDLVVSQSGRLLAAYAYASAGGGESTSDLVFGGHCLIAENGALLGESRRIGDGVADSLPIETQLTRDVDLQRLDHDRRVTGSFDDFQASLPRDYRTIELANVVTKASTANSAGPEKRNPQQKSGVDGLLRYVDAHPFVPSETSKREERCAEILAIQTAGLVKRLQQLPADLPLSIGVSGGLDSTLALLVAASAVDQMKRDRQVIDAIIMPGFGTTAHTNDSALQLVRGLGVSYESIDIRPLALRTFLDIGHSPLGLQIDKQTEVDELQTRLQKVASDAKDLKFENVQARLRTMVLMSRGFVLGTGDLSEQALGWSTYNGDHMSMYNVNTSVPKTLVRYLVQYAADHAYRDSLHETLHRIADTPISPELLPPTEDGEIRQSTEASIGPYELHDFFLYHFVRGGCGQAKLCFLAKQATFHSPHSDDVIEQTAETFIRRFFQNQFKRNCVPDGPKVGSVSLSPRGDWRMPADASSAAFRD; this is translated from the coding sequence TTGACTTCCTCGGATCCCTCGACGTTCACGCGGCAGCGGAAAGATCACGGTTTCTATCGAATCTCGGTTGTCTCTCCGAAAGTGACCGTTGCCGACCCGCGCGCCAATGCGGAAGCCACGATCGCAAGCGTCCATGCAATCGCCCGCGAATCCAATTCGGACCTGATGGTATTTCCGGAGTTGGGTTTGTCTGCCTACACCTGCGGTGATCTTTTTGCGACGCAAACGCTTTTGCAGGCATCGCAGGACGCACTTCTGCATGTCGCGGAACAGACCCGAGATTATTCCGGGGTGTTGGTGGTGGGCTTGCCGTTTCGTGTCAACACCAGCGTGATGAACGTTGCGGCGGTGGTCTGCGGCGGACGCGTGCGGGGGTTGGTGCCAAAAACGTTTTTGCCGAACTACCGAGAGTTTTACGAGGCTCGCCATTTCAAAGCGGCTTCGCCAGCGGATCCAGTTGAGGTTCGTTTGGGGAATGATGACGTTCCGTTTGGGACGGATTTGATCTTTCGTCATGGCACTGCGAAGCTCGCCGTTGAGATCTGTGAGGACCTTTGGGTTCCCGTTCCGCCCAGTAGCCATTCCGCACTGGCCGGCGCCAACGTCATCGCAAACTTGTCCGCGAGCAATGAACTGATTGGAAAGGCCCAGTGGCGTCGCGATTTGGTGGTCAGTCAATCTGGACGACTGTTGGCCGCGTATGCCTACGCTTCAGCGGGCGGCGGCGAATCGACTAGTGATCTTGTTTTCGGCGGCCATTGTCTGATCGCGGAAAACGGTGCTTTGCTCGGAGAATCACGACGTATCGGTGACGGCGTTGCTGATTCATTGCCAATCGAAACGCAGTTGACTCGAGACGTTGACTTGCAGCGATTGGATCACGATCGACGCGTCACAGGATCGTTCGATGATTTCCAAGCGTCTCTGCCGCGAGACTACCGAACGATTGAGTTGGCCAATGTGGTGACGAAGGCGTCGACAGCCAACTCAGCCGGGCCCGAGAAGCGGAACCCACAGCAGAAGAGTGGCGTTGATGGTTTGCTCCGGTACGTGGACGCCCATCCGTTTGTGCCCAGCGAGACCTCCAAACGGGAAGAACGGTGCGCCGAAATTCTTGCGATCCAGACTGCCGGTTTGGTGAAGCGATTGCAGCAGTTGCCCGCTGACTTGCCTTTGTCAATTGGTGTGTCGGGTGGTTTGGACAGCACGTTGGCGTTGCTGGTCGCGGCGTCCGCAGTGGATCAAATGAAGCGTGACCGGCAGGTCATCGACGCGATCATCATGCCTGGGTTTGGAACCACGGCCCACACCAACGACAGTGCACTTCAGCTCGTTCGTGGTTTGGGTGTCTCGTACGAGAGCATCGACATTCGTCCGCTCGCGTTGCGTACGTTCTTGGACATCGGGCATTCGCCCCTCGGTTTACAAATTGACAAGCAGACCGAGGTCGACGAGTTGCAAACTCGATTGCAAAAGGTCGCATCGGATGCAAAAGACCTCAAGTTCGAAAACGTCCAGGCTCGTTTGCGAACGATGGTCTTGATGAGTCGAGGATTTGTGTTGGGCACGGGGGATCTGTCGGAGCAGGCTCTTGGATGGAGCACTTACAACGGTGACCACATGTCGATGTACAACGTCAACACTTCCGTGCCAAAGACGCTCGTCCGCTATCTCGTTCAATACGCGGCGGATCACGCCTATCGCGATTCCTTGCACGAAACGCTGCACCGAATCGCCGACACGCCGATTTCACCGGAGTTGTTGCCACCGACGGAGGACGGCGAAATTCGCCAGAGCACGGAGGCCTCGATCGGTCCTTACGAACTGCACGATTTCTTTCTCTATCATTTCGTTCGCGGCGGGTGTGGGCAGGCCAAGTTGTGTTTTTTGGCGAAGCAGGCCACGTTCCACTCGCCTCATTCAGATGACGTGATCGAGCAAACGGCCGAAACTTTCATTCGCCGATTCTTTCAAAATCAATTCAAACGCAATTGCGTGCCCGATGGACCGAAGGTTGGTTCGGTTAGTTTGTCGCCGCGAGGCGATTGGCGCATGCCGGCGGATGCGTCCAGTGCGGCTTTCCGAGACTGA
- a CDS encoding rhodanese-like domain-containing protein translates to MTSDAALPIEITVQDLEALRSRDASFVLLDVRETEEYQTARIEGSKLLPMSEIQQRLPELEEHRNDHIVVQCHHGGRSMQVTQFLRAQGFDNAQNLAGGIDQWSVQIDPSVPRY, encoded by the coding sequence ATGACCAGCGACGCCGCCCTGCCCATCGAAATCACGGTCCAAGACCTCGAAGCCTTGCGCAGCCGAGATGCGTCGTTCGTCTTGTTGGATGTCCGGGAAACGGAAGAGTACCAGACAGCTCGCATCGAAGGATCAAAGTTGCTGCCGATGAGCGAGATTCAACAGCGTTTGCCTGAATTGGAAGAGCACCGCAACGACCACATCGTGGTGCAGTGTCATCACGGCGGTCGCAGCATGCAGGTGACTCAGTTCTTGCGTGCACAAGGTTTCGACAACGCTCAAAACCTAGCCGGCGGGATCGACCAATGGTCGGTGCAGATCGATCCGTCGGTACCGCGTTATTGA
- a CDS encoding crotonobetainyl-CoA--carnitine CoA-transferase — protein MFPSLRARLAGCGCEAEPECGAEPLCGVEPFFAAEPSCGLDGSCGCEISTASACNKCDSGGFLTRHRVQKCNPIYQTLDLAAGGVEGVLKAGSYLLCGTPRERARQQACKTGCQTCNHCSAAATHVHAAHGNQPTFESPVVEQHMTPHPMTPTVQSIPTPAPNVTPLMDPPQTTIHKTSPGLPVVPTPAPATGTRGGSSNGRAGSLFDEMRNPFEDDSASLSSRRSSVRQTSFENGELQPVRRTPTPVRRAATKPTEVDDYADYFRQ, from the coding sequence ATGTTCCCATCGCTCCGAGCCCGTTTGGCTGGCTGCGGTTGTGAGGCGGAACCTGAGTGCGGAGCCGAGCCACTGTGCGGCGTCGAACCGTTTTTCGCGGCGGAACCCAGTTGCGGTTTGGACGGCAGTTGCGGCTGCGAGATTTCGACTGCGTCTGCATGTAACAAGTGCGATTCAGGCGGTTTCTTGACTCGTCATCGAGTTCAAAAGTGCAATCCGATTTACCAAACGTTGGATCTGGCGGCCGGGGGCGTGGAAGGTGTTTTGAAAGCCGGTTCGTATCTGTTGTGCGGCACCCCACGTGAACGGGCTCGGCAACAAGCTTGCAAGACTGGATGCCAAACATGCAACCATTGCTCCGCGGCGGCGACACATGTGCATGCCGCCCATGGAAACCAACCAACGTTTGAGTCACCGGTGGTGGAGCAACACATGACACCGCATCCGATGACGCCAACGGTCCAGTCGATCCCAACGCCCGCTCCAAACGTGACGCCCTTGATGGATCCACCGCAGACCACCATTCATAAGACTTCGCCAGGGTTGCCTGTTGTGCCGACACCGGCACCCGCGACGGGAACTCGCGGCGGTTCATCCAACGGTCGTGCAGGTTCGCTGTTCGACGAAATGCGAAATCCGTTTGAGGATGATTCCGCGAGCCTTTCCAGTCGCCGTTCCAGCGTCCGTCAAACTTCGTTCGAAAATGGCGAGCTGCAACCTGTCCGACGGACACCAACGCCCGTTCGCCGGGCTGCGACCAAACCCACCGAAGTCGACGATTATGCGGATTACTTCCGCCAATAG
- a CDS encoding DUF1570 domain-containing protein: protein MVCVFGSLVRIGEPGSQDLELFVVCRSGISIGVGVLLGCCALVGSHAFADVITFTDRDQDPSVERTIDAEILVEAADGGVLARCDAGRLWTIQPDQIVSRVEQPAGPPIDQDTMARRMLEELPSGFQVYRTANYLLLHQGNEAYARDCGVLFEQLHRGFFSYWRNQQVELNEPRYPLVAIVLANHDEFVRYASQEIGDTAKSVIGYYHLESNRMITFRVPNIERNIATIIHEATHQLAYNCGLQTRFADNPMWVSEGLAMFFESPDFSNPRGWRGIGRVNAVNLGRFRRYVPSRPGDSLATLVSDDSRFRSVATAENAYGESWALTYFLLRTQRKEFIAYLQQLSESKPLSESSPRERIEMFEEAMGMSLQELDRKFIAYMRRVR from the coding sequence ATGGTTTGTGTGTTTGGTTCACTTGTGAGAATTGGTGAGCCCGGAAGTCAAGATTTGGAATTGTTCGTGGTTTGTCGTTCCGGAATTTCGATTGGCGTTGGTGTCCTGCTGGGATGCTGCGCCTTGGTTGGAAGCCACGCGTTCGCGGACGTGATCACATTCACTGACCGTGACCAAGATCCTTCTGTGGAACGCACCATCGACGCCGAAATTTTGGTGGAGGCCGCCGATGGTGGTGTGTTGGCGCGATGTGATGCGGGACGTCTGTGGACGATTCAGCCTGACCAAATTGTCAGCCGAGTCGAGCAGCCGGCCGGTCCGCCGATCGACCAAGACACCATGGCGCGTCGAATGTTGGAGGAATTGCCCTCCGGTTTTCAGGTATATCGCACCGCGAATTACCTGTTGCTGCATCAAGGGAACGAAGCGTACGCGCGAGATTGCGGCGTGTTGTTCGAGCAGCTTCATCGAGGCTTCTTCAGCTATTGGCGAAATCAGCAGGTTGAGCTGAATGAGCCTCGCTATCCGTTGGTCGCCATTGTGTTGGCCAACCACGACGAGTTTGTTCGTTACGCGAGCCAGGAAATTGGCGACACCGCGAAGAGCGTGATTGGTTACTACCATTTAGAAAGCAACCGGATGATCACGTTTCGCGTTCCCAATATTGAACGCAACATTGCAACGATCATCCACGAGGCGACTCACCAGTTGGCCTACAACTGTGGTTTGCAAACCCGATTCGCTGACAATCCGATGTGGGTGAGTGAAGGCTTGGCAATGTTTTTCGAATCACCCGACTTCAGCAACCCGCGGGGGTGGCGCGGCATTGGTCGAGTGAACGCGGTCAACCTGGGACGTTTCCGTCGCTATGTTCCTTCGCGTCCAGGAGACTCCCTCGCGACGCTGGTCTCTGACGATTCGCGATTTCGCTCGGTCGCGACTGCGGAAAATGCCTACGGGGAGTCGTGGGCACTGACCTATTTTCTGCTGCGGACACAGCGGAAAGAATTCATCGCGTATCTGCAGCAGCTCAGCGAATCTAAGCCGCTGTCCGAAAGCTCGCCTCGTGAACGAATTGAGATGTTCGAAGAAGCGATGGGGATGAGCTTGCAAGAATTGGATCGCAAGTTCATTGCCTACATGCGGCGAGTGCGTTGA
- a CDS encoding DUF1559 domain-containing protein, giving the protein MPLSPTLSFKSNARRAPYLDSEFRGFTLVELLVVIAIIGILIALLLPAVQAAREAARRMSCGNNMKQIGLGLHNYHSAFNQLPIHGVGPTDENDNTAGRASANDGTGFTRMELTYLVGLLPFVEQQSIWSMISNPLIEDDGDIWPAFGPRPWTIDYPAWATEIPTFRCPSDPGYGLPGLGRTNYAACTGDGFYEAEHGVTVWNTSANRWEYNQSLASQRARCGLRGAFVPRKSMKFRDFTDGLSNTIAVGEIATGLGDRDNRTIGFTNAKGGFFQIANNPKRCFDLGYIDPERPNYWTDAANVYAPISQRGLRWADFHTLQSQFNTILGPNSELCLVGHSDTYGIAPPSSYHVGGVHVVMSDGAVKFITDSIEAGDSRIPCVYCKALSGQTNSVTPAGSESPYGLWGALGTRASGEIINGEF; this is encoded by the coding sequence ATGCCGCTGAGCCCCACCCTGTCGTTCAAATCGAACGCTCGCCGAGCACCATATCTCGACTCGGAATTCCGCGGCTTCACGTTGGTGGAGTTGTTGGTAGTAATCGCCATCATTGGCATTTTGATCGCCTTGCTACTTCCCGCTGTGCAGGCAGCTCGCGAGGCCGCCCGTCGCATGAGCTGCGGCAACAACATGAAGCAAATTGGCCTGGGGCTGCACAACTATCATTCCGCATTCAACCAGTTGCCGATTCATGGTGTCGGGCCGACGGACGAAAATGACAACACCGCCGGACGTGCCTCCGCCAACGATGGCACCGGCTTCACGCGGATGGAACTGACCTACCTGGTCGGCCTGCTTCCGTTTGTGGAGCAGCAATCAATCTGGTCCATGATCAGCAATCCATTGATCGAAGACGACGGCGATATCTGGCCCGCATTTGGTCCCCGTCCGTGGACGATTGATTACCCGGCCTGGGCGACCGAGATCCCCACGTTCCGATGTCCGAGCGATCCTGGTTACGGATTGCCCGGCCTTGGTCGCACCAACTACGCCGCTTGCACGGGCGACGGATTCTACGAAGCCGAACACGGAGTGACCGTCTGGAACACCTCTGCAAATCGTTGGGAATACAACCAATCGCTCGCGTCGCAACGAGCCCGTTGTGGCCTTCGCGGTGCATTTGTTCCACGCAAATCGATGAAGTTCCGCGACTTCACCGACGGATTGAGCAACACCATCGCGGTCGGCGAAATCGCGACGGGGCTGGGTGACCGTGACAACCGAACGATTGGATTCACCAATGCAAAGGGAGGCTTCTTTCAGATTGCCAACAACCCGAAACGTTGCTTCGATCTCGGCTACATCGATCCGGAACGTCCGAACTATTGGACCGACGCGGCAAACGTTTACGCTCCGATTTCACAACGCGGTTTGCGATGGGCGGACTTCCACACGCTGCAGTCTCAATTCAATACGATCCTGGGCCCGAACTCTGAACTGTGCTTGGTAGGACATTCGGACACCTACGGTATTGCTCCGCCCAGCAGCTATCACGTGGGCGGTGTCCATGTCGTCATGTCCGATGGAGCGGTCAAGTTCATTACTGACTCGATCGAAGCCGGAGATTCTCGAATTCCTTGTGTCTATTGCAAAGCACTTTCTGGACAAACCAACAGCGTCACACCCGCCGGGTCGGAAAGCCCTTACGGACTATGGGGTGCTCTGGGGACACGCGCCTCGGGCGAGATCATCAACGGGGAGTTTTAA
- a CDS encoding Dabb family protein, producing MRLFIGLGICCLIAAVMQLSATGAEKEASKKVLRHVVMFGFKTTSSDEDVQTVVDAFRKLPSEIPEIADFEFGTNNSPEGLNDGLTHCFLVSFDSEADRETYLPHPAHKAFVEVLKPHLEKVVVIDYWADK from the coding sequence ATGCGTTTGTTCATTGGTTTAGGAATTTGTTGTTTGATCGCTGCGGTGATGCAGTTATCCGCGACCGGGGCCGAGAAGGAGGCATCGAAAAAGGTGTTGCGTCACGTCGTCATGTTCGGCTTCAAAACCACCAGCTCGGACGAAGATGTCCAAACGGTGGTCGATGCATTTCGCAAACTGCCCAGCGAAATTCCAGAGATCGCTGATTTCGAATTTGGCACCAACAACTCACCTGAAGGCCTGAACGATGGTTTGACCCATTGCTTCCTCGTGTCGTTCGATAGCGAAGCGGATCGCGAAACTTACCTGCCGCATCCGGCCCACAAGGCGTTCGTGGAAGTTCTCAAGCCGCACCTCGAAAAAGTGGTGGTGATTGATTACTGGGCCGATAAGTAG
- a CDS encoding LysR family transcriptional regulator: MQFRTLELFCRVADQRSFSKAAADSGLTQSAVSQAISGLEESIGASLIDRSSRPLGLTEAGEIYLCGVRDVIRQYKELEQRVRFRGERLTGSVTVGAIYSVGLSYMPEATKVFETQHPDVKVRTEFGSSQRVVQMVLDGGVEFGLVSFPRTTKTLGCIPWQSEPMRLVCSADHPLAKRTEVSASELSGMEMVGFERGLVLRQAIDQCLKRAGISVVTQMEFDNADSMVRAIQANRGLGIVPEAAVRRETANGTIRVVACPEIQLVRPLGIIFRRSSTLSRAAIELGSLLLGREMEPELRTKSEAAKADRKKNQSKDRAVSVVA; the protein is encoded by the coding sequence TTGCAGTTCCGAACGCTCGAATTGTTTTGCCGTGTCGCCGATCAGCGCAGTTTTTCGAAGGCTGCCGCCGATAGTGGTTTGACACAAAGCGCGGTCAGTCAAGCCATCAGTGGGTTGGAAGAATCCATTGGTGCGAGCTTGATTGATCGTTCGAGTCGTCCATTGGGTTTGACGGAGGCCGGTGAGATTTATCTCTGCGGCGTTCGCGATGTCATTCGGCAGTACAAGGAACTGGAACAACGCGTGCGTTTCCGCGGGGAACGATTGACGGGCAGCGTCACCGTCGGTGCGATCTACTCGGTGGGTTTGAGCTACATGCCCGAGGCCACCAAAGTTTTCGAGACTCAGCATCCGGACGTGAAAGTTCGAACGGAGTTTGGTAGCAGTCAACGCGTCGTCCAAATGGTTCTCGATGGTGGCGTGGAATTCGGATTGGTGAGCTTTCCACGAACCACCAAAACGCTCGGATGCATCCCATGGCAATCTGAGCCCATGCGATTGGTTTGTTCCGCCGATCACCCGTTGGCGAAACGCACGGAGGTTTCGGCTTCTGAGCTCAGCGGCATGGAGATGGTTGGGTTCGAACGCGGTTTGGTGTTGCGACAAGCGATCGACCAATGTTTGAAACGGGCCGGCATTTCGGTTGTCACACAGATGGAATTTGACAACGCCGATTCGATGGTCCGTGCGATCCAAGCCAACCGTGGTTTGGGGATCGTTCCCGAAGCCGCCGTACGACGTGAAACGGCCAATGGAACGATCCGCGTGGTCGCTTGCCCGGAAATCCAATTGGTTCGCCCTTTGGGCATTATCTTCCGACGCAGCAGCACGCTCAGTCGGGCCGCGATCGAATTGGGATCGCTTCTCTTGGGACGGGAAATGGAGCCCGAGTTAAGAACCAAGTCCGAGGCCGCGAAAGCGGATCGAAAGAAAAATCAAAGTAAAGATCGGGCGGTCTCCGTCGTCGCGTGA